Below is a window of Poecilia reticulata strain Guanapo linkage group LG8, Guppy_female_1.0+MT, whole genome shotgun sequence DNA.
YGTATAGAACGAGCTTGGTATGCAGATTTGCTAAACCTCAAATTTCTTAATTTGCCAAGATGTAGGGAAGGTCAGAATGTCGGCAGTGCAGAACATTCTACAACGCCAATTGCTCAACCTCCTGCGTAAAGGATCCTAAAAAAttgagaaatgaaaacatttcatcacaaTTTCACTATAAGATGAACTACTGCAGTGAAGTGACGGCAATGAGAGGCACAAYCCACTGATACAGTCCTTGTTAGAAGCAGTTACCATTTTCTTATTGGAGTGTGTCATCCTTACTCAATTACAGCAAACTAAATGCTTAGCTAGAACCCCGTCATGTCTGTTTATCCTGTCATATCGGAGGATGTCTCAAAAACATTACAGATTAAATGAAAATCCATGTCCTGGCTTTTCGCCTGAGGCAGAAGAATGTTCAGGAGCCAGATGGTGTCCTCATTATGCACTTCTGCActtctttatttcattaaacaacagcaaaaagaaacCATCATCTCCCTTTTGTACAAGGAGGGTGAATCATTTGAGACCATGAAAGCAGAACTGAGCCTAAACTTTGCTTCCCAGATAAACACACAGCTATTCAAGCTGTGCAAACAGTGCTGACACTGAAACCAGGAATCTttacttcctttctttctttcttttcctctccagCGCGTCCTGCGAGCAATAAGACTCTGGATTTATTCAGGAAACTTGTTGAGAGACTTGCcttcaaaaacaacatatgcAACCATTTGGTAACATCTGCAAAGGGCAGTTCAGAGTTAGTTTATTATCATGCTTTATTCCTGTTACTTTTATGGTAATTGTAAATTACCAGAACGGTTGCCCAACTTGACTCATGCTGCATTTCCTACGAAAAGGCAAGTCTTGAAAAGgcttttcagttttcactctTCCAGCTCTAAACGACTTTACTTTgatgtgtggaaaatgtttccttgCTGGACCCATGACACTGcatgattgatttatttatttttactcgcTTTTTAACAAGTTAAAAACTTGCATCGGTCTGCAGAGTAGGGTCAGTTGTCACTGTGAGTCGGcatggaaaactgtttattttatgaagagcagaagagaaagTCTGTCAAAATCCTGACAACATTTTCTGTTACCTTCACTTactgttgtgtttgtttatctCTCTTGGACATTTGATGCATTTGATGAGCttgataaaattacattttagccTGATGTTGATCAGAAgggttgatttaaaaaaaaacaacaaaaaaaaacacacactaacTTAATTTGCAGAGGGATTTTtgtgtcataaaaacaaaaaaaagtttctttttttatgcacataCAGAACTGAAAGAGTTGTTTGTGAGTCTCTTTCATGTTTCTTTCATTCAGCCTTTGTGGCTTTTTAGAGGAAAACAGGTGCAATTACATGACatgcatgttctttttttcgCCTTTTTGGGTTTTTCTAAAACCCACTCCCATAACCGCGATACCATTTTGCAAAAAgttgtgtttattgtttgaGTAACTGGGAAAATTCAATGCTTCCTTCAGTTCCCAGTTTTGTAAACCTCCACAGCCTTCTAAGGGGCTTTGTCAGCCTCTTTCAGTAATTATCATATCCAAGGAGAGATGTATATAAATTGTGTACCAGTAAAGGATATAAAATCAACTGCagcaaaaggaggaaaagaaaaacacaatgtgGTATGGGAGTgatgaaatacacatttttatagtttttggtGATTATTGTGGGCAACATGGTGGTGTGATGGTTTGCACTGTCACTCCAGAACATAAGCGGACATTGTATGCATGCAGGTTCTTCCCGTTCCTGTGTGGGTTTCCTCCCACATTCTCCCTACCCAACCTTTGGGTACGAAAAACAAACCGGGAtaggaaaatgaatgaatgatgatATTGGCTAAATTCacgttatttttaaatggttgGTAGGAAAGTGtgtatttgaagttgttgtttttatatttctgtttctagTGGCTACAAACCCACTGATCTGACTTTCTACACATTTATTTCCATCAAGGCTTTCAAAACGCTTTTGCCAAGACGTTAACTCATGTCGATTGAAACTCTTATTCctcaaaaaaaatcccaaaatctTCAGGATGTAGGTATTTTAAGAACTTGCAATGCTGATATAATCAAAAGCTTCTTGTTTGGATGTTTGTCCATATATTTGAATTGCACCTATCTAATCAATTTTCCAAAACTCCTCAGTCTGAATGATGTTTTTCAAATGGTATTAAGGCTGAAAAACATTGCGGCGATATATAATAGCTTCATGATTAGACTcaactttaaaaatcacaaaaaagccTGATCATCTAGTTGGATTTTggttacatttttggtttatttttttctttacgcATCAATGTTCAACTTGAGGAAAACAAGTAAACCACTAGTCCCCTTAATAGGACAACTTCTTTGTTGGAAAACAGCTACATGCTGGAAGTCTGAGAGCATCTAATGGAATCTAGTCAACACAATCTTCTTTAGCTCAGAGGTTGACCTGCCCAGGTGTTTGGAAACTTggagttgttttagtttttttttacctcttctACCCCAAATTTTAACCTCAAAATACTACAAAGTCAGTTCTAAAATATTGCATTGAAGACCATTCTTTTCACTACAGAAAGGAGTCAAATTTCTGATTAAATCCTAAGTCTTAAATTATCtctaatatttttgaaaaattattgtTAGACATGGAAATTAATCAGTGTCTTTGATTAAATCCTAACGAAACAAGATGCAGTgtgactaaagaaaaacaatgtttttttttgccacttgtAATCTATTTTATGGTAAACTAATTAGTTTGTTCTGATTTATGTATAAAATCTCTAAGTATGATAAATCCTTGATCCtcaaaaaaacacttcagattACTTTAAAGTAGATATGAGGTAAGAGGAGGGGATTAATTGAATAATATAGCTCAGCCTAATTTTCAATCCACTATgacagaattaaataaaaagttgcagcCCACACAtattttcagcttcatgtttttattccccTTAGTCTCGTGCTCCAATTTCCTTTTCTATTATGGTTTTCCGATGCGTTTTGCATCCGTCCTACTTTACTTTACCAGCAGTGATCTGAATAATTCTGCACATTTGAGCAAAAGAGGATTAtcaataatctgctgctggggCAGAAAACTTCCAAGAGTTTCTCAGCACCTCAGCATGGGCTCCAGAGCGAACAGCTGGTGAGGAAAACTTCAAACAATAGTTTTTCTCCTCATAAACATGGTATATTTTAATATACCATGGGTGACGTGAGCAATGCTTTTTTCGTTGTCCGGTTAATGTGTCTGCTAAAAACAACTGCTTTCGGTGGACgatttaaaatctgaacattCTTGTCAACTCGAATCTTACAGAGTAATAAATTCTGTTCTGTACTTACAAGGATGTTATTGCTGTAAGGATGATGGTTGAGTGATCTACTCTCATTTGCTTTATAGTtgctcagcagcagcaaagtttTCTCCAATCTTCAGTAGTTTAGTGATCTAAGCTCTGGTTGGAGTCTAAAAGCACAGAGACAGCTGACATCTCAgagcaaacataaaataagGTCATTAAACATTCTTAAGAGCTGTTTTGGAACAATGAAAAGTTTAATGATTGCTGTTTGGCTCGAGTCTGCAACAgacttaaaaaaggaaaaaaaaaaaagagagttttcAACAaacttggaataaaaaaaaagttggctcAGTTATGAGAGACGGCGTAATTTAAATAGTTGATCTTATTTGGTAAAGCAGTAGGTAAGTGTTGATCCACGGAAATCTGCAGCTGCCACCTTGAGAAAGCAAAGACCAAACTGGAATTTGAGAAAGAACATCTGGTTAGCATTAACTCTGCCGCTGGTTTCCccctcttaaaaatgtaaactgtaaGCCTTTTCCTTTTGCGGTGGTGTTAGGAATTTACAGTAATACTTTATGCAGGTAATCCAGAGGTATTTGGTTCCAGTTGGTGCCATATTTTGCACTGAGGATatgagctgcttttttttttttttttttttttttttctgagctcaCGAGGGAGGAGCTGAGgcaacatgcattaaaaaaataaaaaagaagtgcTTGATTTGCACGTCAGCACCTCTATCCAGATGGCAAAGCCGGCCGATAGAAAGAGGCCTGCAGGCAGGCAAAAGGGAAGATATTTTGTTCAGCTTTTCAAAGACTGCTGACTGGCTTCCTCCTAACTAGGCCTGAGAACCTACAAGCAGGCAGCACACATTCCTCTCTTTGACTGCAGCTGATGAAACACTCATGTGCTTCTGTCTTCTCAGCAGTTGGCACATGTGAGCCCTCAGatatacagtgccttgcaaacgTGAATGTTTATGCCCCTTGAATGTTTATGCTACTCAAAACTCTACAAACAAACTTTGATGCTTTTCATATTCTTATAAGTATCcagaactttttttgtgtgaattggttttaaaattggCTTTCAAGTCCAAGTACTTGTAGAACATTTTGGGTCTATGTCTCTACCATTTTTGCATATATAGAttctgaatatatatatatatatatacttggTCTATTCTTCTTTGCAGCTCCACCTCAGTCAGATTTCAAGTCACTTTAATGCATCTTTGATCTGAACCGACTTTTTTGTCTTCCCTTGCCAAATGAAATGGTGGCAATGACGTTCTTCAGATatgttgttgaaataaaaaaaaaaatactgttcacATTTAGCCAAGCATTGTCATTGTATGTccttttttgaaataaaatatgctcATCTGGgttgctttgtgtgtgtgtttgtttagttATTAGGGCAAAGGTTGTTGGAATGCAGGAAGTTGAGAGCGGCAACGATGTCTACGGGAATCCCATCAAACGTATCCGGTTTGATGTCAAACAGATCAAGGTATGAGGGCAAACTGTTTTGATTCTCTTTATGACTACAAATAATCAATATAGTAAATCTGCTTTTCGCTGTTTGAATCCTCAGATGTTCAAAGGTCCCACTCAGGATATCGATGCCATCTACACTGCACCAACTTCAGCAGTGTGTGGAGTGACTCTGGACACTGTCGGAAAGAAGGAGTACCTCATCACTGGTATTATGTTTGCCTTAGCCCCAATTAtatgttttgacatttgaaacGTTGTTCAAAATGGATCTGTACGTCCCTTTTTGACATTTAGAATATCTTCTTCTACGTTATTTCCCTAAATGTAGGTAAACTGGAGACAGATGGGACGATGCACATCACCTTGTGTGACTTCATTGAGCAGTGGGAGGCCCTAAGCGCCATGCAGAAGAAGAGCCTGACTCAACGCTACGAGACCGGCTGCGACTGCAGGGTACAAAACTTTTCCCTTGTTCTGATAAACTTAAACTATATCTAAAAGTAGCTTT
It encodes the following:
- the timp2b gene encoding metalloproteinase inhibitor 2b isoform X2 — translated: MLHFLRKVIRAKVVGMQEVESGNDVYGNPIKRIRFDVKQIKMFKGPTQDIDAIYTAPTSAVCGVTLDTVGKKEYLITGKLETDGTMHITLCDFIEQWEALSAMQKKSLTQRYETGCDCRIIRCTSIPCMINSPTECLWTDWVIEKTVNGEQAKHFACIKRNDDSCAWYRGSVPPRKDFLDIEDP
- the timp2b gene encoding metalloproteinase inhibitor 2b isoform X1; protein product: MVVLPLLDKVYSGKNPTPLITVIRAKVVGMQEVESGNDVYGNPIKRIRFDVKQIKMFKGPTQDIDAIYTAPTSAVCGVTLDTVGKKEYLITGKLETDGTMHITLCDFIEQWEALSAMQKKSLTQRYETGCDCRIIRCTSIPCMINSPTECLWTDWVIEKTVNGEQAKHFACIKRNDDSCAWYRGSVPPRKDFLDIEDP